The following DNA comes from Streptomyces sp. NBC_00690.
CCGGATCCGGAAGATCACGACCGACGGGAAGATCAGCACGGCCGCCGGAGCCACGGCAGGCTACCGGGGCGACAACGGCCCTGCCGCCTCGGCACTGCTGAACGGTCCGCGCGAGGTCGCGGTGGACAGCGCGGGCACCGTGTACATCACCGATGCCAACAACCACCGGGTCCGGAAGATCACCGCTGACGGGACGATCAGCACGGTTGCCGGCACCGGTACGGCGGGGTTCAGCGGTGACGACGGACCCGCCACCGCCGCGAAGTTGAACTACCCGTTGGGGGTGACGGTGGACAACACCGGCACCCTCTACATTTCCGACCACAAGAACAGCCGGGTCCGGAAGGTCACCGCTGACGGGACGATCAGCACGGTCGTGGGAACCGGAGTCGCAGGCTTCGGCGGTGACGACGGTCCGGCGACTGCCGCCAAGCTGGACCGGGCGTACGCGGTGGCCGTGGACGGTGCGGGCAACCTCTACATCACTGATACCGCCAACCACCGGGTCCGGAAGGTCGCAGCCGATGGGACGATCAGCACAGTCGCGGGAACCGGAGTCGCAGGCTTCGGCGGTGACGACGGTCCGGCGACTGCCGCCAAGCTGAACTTCCCTTTGGGTGTGGTGGTGGACAGCACGGGCGCTCTCTTCATCTCGGATTACAACAACAGCCGGGTCCGGAAGGTCGTGTCCGATGGGACGATCAGCACAGTCGCGGGAACCGGAGTCGCAGGCTTCGGCGGTGACGACGGTCCGGCGACTGCCGCCAAGCTGAACCAGCCGTTCGGGCTCGCTGTGGACTGCGTCGACACCCTCTACATCGCCGATCACTTGAACCACCGGGTTCGGAAGATCGCGTCGGAGAGGATGGCCGGGCTGCCCGAGTCGGGCACGGTGGCGTCCTGGGCCAACGTGCGCAGCAGGCTGCGGATGGGTGTCCTGCGTGAGTCCACCAGGGACGGGGCCGAGATCCACCAGTCCCTCGCCTCCCCCCGGACGCACCAGCGGTGGCGGCTGATCGCGTCCGGTCAGGACGCCGGCGAGGTTCTGTACCGGATCGAGAACCTGCGCAGCGGCAAGGTCCTGGAGGTCGTCGGAGGAGGCACCGCAGACGGGGCGGTGGTCGCGCAGCGCGCCTACGAGGGAAGTGACGCCGAGCACCAGCAGTGGCGGCTGATCCCGGTGGGGTCGGTGACCGACACCCCGCGGGTGTACGAGATCGCGAACCGCAACAGCGGTCTGCTGCTGCGCGTCGACACCAACGCCCCCGCGGTGATCAAGCAGTACGGGGCGCAGGGCGACCACCGCGACCGGCAGTGGCAGTTGCTCCCGGCGTGAACGCACGAGTGGTCAGGGGCGGCGACGCCCCTGACCACTCGGACCTGCCTGTGAACCCTATTTGGGGTCGGACGGCTTGTCGGCGGTGGCCTTGGGCGCCTTGGGGGGCTCCTCGGCCGAGGGCGACGCAGGTGCGTCGGGTGCCTTGAAGTCATCCCTCTTCGGTGCTTGCAGGCCCTCGTCCTTCTGCAGGTCGCCGCGCTGCGTCACCGTCTCGCTGGACTTGTCCATGCCGGCTGCCGCGGCCGTCGACACCGAACCGGGGTCCTGGGCGTAGGCGGCCTGGGCGCCGGCGGATGCCTGGGTGGTCTGGATGAAGGAGGCGAGGAAGCCCAGAATGACCCGGGCCTCTGGCGCCTGTTCCTGCACGATCTTCGCCCGGTGGGAAGCACCGTGGATCCCGCTCGCGAACAGGCTCGTGGTCGTGTCATCGTACGTGTCGTCATCCGCGTCCTCGAAATCGACACCCGCTCCCGGTCGCGACTTGTCGCGGTCGGTGATCACCGAGAAAAGCCCCGCGCCCGTTCCGGCGGAGTCGAAAACGTTCTTGAACACCATGGTCGTCACCTCTGGTCGTTGGGGCGGCGCCGCCCGCCGGTCACGGCTGCTTGTACAGGTCTCGTTCGCTGTCCGTGAGGCTCTCCCCGTCGAACATCGTGTGGTGGACCTCCAGAGCGGATACGACCTCGGCCAGCCCCTTCATGCGGAAGCCGCCGCCGGCCAGGTCGAGGTCGCTGATGTCGCGGGCTACCAGCTGGTTGAGCCGGGGGTAGTCGTCCGGTTGCGGGGGAGACAGGACGGCCACCGGTACGTCGTACTTCACCGCGAGGAGCCCGGAGAAGGTCACCGGAATCTCGTAGGTGTACTGCTTGAGGGCGCGGCGCTGCGTGACGATCGTCTCCACGCGGGAGTTCGGCGGGACTGTGCCGGAGATTTGCGATTTCGAGGCCCAGCCGGTGGACAGGGAACCGCCGACGGAGGCCGCGATGCCCTGGGCCAGGGCGGCGTTGAGGCCCGCTGTGCCGGAGGCGCTGCCCGTGGTGGTGAAATCCACCGAGCCGGTCATCGAGGCCGATGCGGAATTTGTCATCCCGTTACTCACCGACGTGTCGACGGTGTTGGCGTTGTCCACGCCCACGCTGTCCTTGCTGTTCTTGTTGGTCATCGTATTGGCGTTCTTGTTGGACATCTCGTTCTTCAGCTGCGTCCCCAGCTGCCCCTGGAGGTTCAGGCCGAGCTTGTTCTGCAGTTGCAGCTGGAGCTGGGCGCTGACGTTGCCGCCGAAGGTGAGCTTGGTGTCTCCCGAGAGCGACCAGGTGGCGCCGTTCGACACGGTGAAGTCGACCGAGTCGGTGAAGTTCATATCGGAGCCGCTGCGGTTGACGTAGGTGCGCGAGGAGAACGTGTCGGGCGGGGGCTGGGTGATGTTGCGCCGCTCCTCGATCAGCGGCTCCCCGAGGTTCATGTAAGCGAGCCAGCCCAGCTGGTACGCGGTGCCGGAGAAGGCGCCGAAGCTCGACTTGTTCACGGAGAACCCGACGGGTTTGTGCCGCACCCCGTAGTCGTCGACGTAGGCCAGGTTGGGGTGATCCAGGATGGACTGCCAGGTCTGCTCGATGTTGAGTTCCCGCAGGTTCTTCTTCGTCAGCGGCTGACGCTTGGCCCGTTCCAGGTTGTACGCGTTGGAAGGCAATTTCTGTCCTCGACTGATCTGGCCGAAACCGCAATCGGTGAAATGGCAAAAGAGAATCTGCACACGCTCCGGCAAGCGAAACTAGCAAGGCCCCAGCAACCCGAGGAGGCGCCTGCGGATATCGCACTCAAACGGGTGATCAAGAATCTGCGGCAGCTTTGATCACCCGATCGAGGATTTTCCGGCATCTCCCCTTAGCGTCCTGACCTCGAAAGTTGCCACTTCGGGTGCATTTACTCCGATCGTACATTCGCTTATGAAGTCGAATCGATCGCGAGTGATTGACCGTCCGGTAATGGCACGTGATAAACCACTTCACTGAGCGCCTGAGGCGTTGTTCTCCACATCAAGAACAGGTGAGGTTTCCGCGATGTACACCCAAGAACGCACGGCAATGGCGAATTTGGTGGTCGGCGGCCCGGTGGCGGTGAACAGCTACGACAACGCCATCGTGGCCGCACTCGTCGAGAACCGCCCCGTCATGCTCGTCCACGCCTTCAACGGCGGCTACCTGCGACCCGCCGAACTGGCGGCGAGCAGCCACGACAAGGGCGTGAAGCTGGCCACCGCGCTCGACCCGGCCACCAAGGACGCGCAGGGCCACCTCTGGCACATCACCCCCGGCGGCTTCTTCGGCCAGCGTCCGCTGTACTTCATCGAGAGCGCCGCGGGCCAGGTGACGCCCCCCGCCGCCGGCACGGCCGACGCGGATGCCGGTCGCGGCGACGACGGAGCTCCGAAGCCGCAGCGCCGACGCGTCACCGTTCACCAGGATGCCCCGCAGAGCACGGCCGACACCCTGCAGGTGGGCCTGCCCGGCAAGGTGGCCGACAAGTGGCGCGGGAAGAACGGTGCGACGGAGGACACCCAGCTGTGGGTAGTCACGGTGACGCCGTGGGGCGGGATCACCTTCGTGCCGATTACCCACCCCGACGCCATCCTCGGGTTCAAGGACCACGCGGTGGCGAAGGACAGCGAGGCGCGGCTCACCTACAACTGGGGCGGGGACTTCACCGGGACGGTCATCAACACCTTCTACCCGCGGCTGCCCAACGAGTGGGACGTTCCCTACCACCACGTCTTCACCTGAGCCGCGGTCACCTTCGCCCCGCACCCGTCC
Coding sequences within:
- a CDS encoding NHL domain-containing protein; the encoded protein is MTVSTPQAEAIGSEESAPRISTVAGTGVAGFKGDNEAAVSAELNRPFGSAVDGNGTLYIADFNNHRIRKITTDGKISTAAGATAGYRGDNGPAASALLNGPREVAVDSAGTVYITDANNHRVRKITADGTISTVAGTGTAGFSGDDGPATAAKLNYPLGVTVDNTGTLYISDHKNSRVRKVTADGTISTVVGTGVAGFGGDDGPATAAKLDRAYAVAVDGAGNLYITDTANHRVRKVAADGTISTVAGTGVAGFGGDDGPATAAKLNFPLGVVVDSTGALFISDYNNSRVRKVVSDGTISTVAGTGVAGFGGDDGPATAAKLNQPFGLAVDCVDTLYIADHLNHRVRKIASERMAGLPESGTVASWANVRSRLRMGVLRESTRDGAEIHQSLASPRTHQRWRLIASGQDAGEVLYRIENLRSGKVLEVVGGGTADGAVVAQRAYEGSDAEHQQWRLIPVGSVTDTPRVYEIANRNSGLLLRVDTNAPAVIKQYGAQGDHRDRQWQLLPA